One Ahaetulla prasina isolate Xishuangbanna chromosome 10, ASM2864084v1, whole genome shotgun sequence genomic region harbors:
- the C10H1orf216 gene encoding UPF0500 protein C1orf216 homolog — protein sequence MFAMCQPEFPLHPQLGEVQGNSQQDVIYRNKKDSHPDKNLNFMDEKSSDSNENWSQPISKVQIPEEWEQWNDNGIKKASENLTDLIHRQKAKNRSRGISQNLKSDNKFLGLEEEEDREEEDIRRPPEGAEVRSPEQETNYQVKVKVRGKLASSPREDNGYSRSRWIDGPESDGTKVWKIPSVTDEDWTCNAKQQASNVDFDSSSSSSSETFSPALAEAFRDMQEMKKFKELEKQKYHSHLVMYRRLALLRWIRSLQQKVAEQQNQLQESFDTILDNRKQLIRHVQQGMVHTKTPT from the coding sequence ATGTTTGCCATGTGCCAACCGGAATTCCCCCTCCATCCACAGCTCGGTGAAGTCCAGGGAAATTCACAGCAGGATGTGATCTACCGTAACAAAAAGGACTCCCATCCAGACAAGAACCTcaacttcatggatgagaagtccTCTGATAGCAACGAAAACTGGAGCCAACCCATATCAAAGGTGCAGATACCAGAGGAATGGGAACAATGGAATGACAATGGGATAAAGAAGGCATCTGAGAATCTGACTGATCTAATACACCGACAGAAAGCAAAGAATCGCTCCAGAGGCATTTCTCAGAACCTAAAGTCTGATAACAAATTCCTGGgcttagaggaggaggaggacagagaagaggaggacATCCGTAGACCACCTGAAGGTGCTGAGGTCAGGAGTCCAGAACAAGAGACCAACTACcaggtgaaggtaaaggtaagAGGGAAACTGGCCAGTTCCCCTCGAGAAGATAATGGTTATTCCAGAAGTCGTTGGATTGATGGCCCTGAAAGTGATGGCACCAAAGTTTGGAAGATACCTTCTGTTACCGATGAAGACTGGACATGTAATGCTAAGCAGCAAGCCTCCAATGTTGATTTTGACAGCTCTTCCTCCTCTAGTTCTGAGACCTTCTCCCCAGCACTGGCAGAAGCTTTCAGGGACATGCAGGAGATGAAGAAGTTCAAAGAGTTGGAGAAACAGAAATATCACAGCCACTTAGTGATGTATCGCCGCCTGGCTTTGCTACGTTGGATTCGCAGCCTCCAGCAGAAGGTTGCTGAGCAGCAAAATCAACTGCAGGAGAGCTTTGACACTATCCTGGACAACCGCAAACAACTTATTCGACATGTGCAGCAAGGCATGGTGCACACTAAAACCCCAACTTAG